The following are encoded in a window of Thermoanaerobacter ethanolicus JW 200 genomic DNA:
- the hydF gene encoding [FeFe] hydrogenase H-cluster maturation GTPase HydF: MNTTPTSSRLHIALFGRRNAGKSSLINALTNQEVALVSDIAGTTTDPVSKAMEILPIGPVVIIDTAGLDDVGPLGELRVKKTYEVLNKTDLAILVIDGTEGVTEFEEKILQIITEKNIPVVGVINKKDLSNYSQLQKKEWEKRLNLKLIEVSARNKEGIEELKMMIIKKAPSDDSIKLVGDLIKTGDLVILVVPIDKAAPKGRLILPQQQTIRDILDTGGIALVVKDTELDKALKSINNKPSLVITDSQVFNKVGAIVPPDIPLTSFSILFARYKGDLEELVKGVRVIEKLKEGDKVLIAEGCTHHRQEDDIGTVKIPRWLRQKTGKNLQFSWSSGMTFPADLESYSLIVHCGACMLNRREMLYRISYAKEKKIPIVNYGILIAYVNGLLPRAIEIFKEAKRIYEEE, encoded by the coding sequence ATGAATACTACGCCTACCTCATCTAGACTTCATATTGCGCTTTTCGGTAGAAGAAATGCGGGAAAATCAAGTCTCATTAATGCTTTAACAAATCAAGAAGTGGCTCTTGTGTCTGATATTGCAGGCACTACTACTGACCCTGTCTCAAAAGCTATGGAGATACTTCCAATCGGACCAGTGGTAATTATTGATACTGCAGGATTAGATGATGTAGGGCCTCTTGGAGAGCTGAGAGTAAAAAAGACCTATGAAGTTCTAAATAAAACAGACCTCGCTATTCTTGTGATTGATGGTACAGAAGGAGTTACAGAATTTGAGGAAAAGATTTTACAGATAATAACGGAGAAAAACATCCCAGTTGTAGGGGTTATTAATAAAAAAGATTTGTCAAATTATTCACAATTACAAAAAAAAGAATGGGAAAAAAGATTAAATCTAAAACTGATAGAAGTTTCTGCTAGAAACAAAGAAGGAATAGAAGAACTCAAAATGATGATAATAAAAAAAGCACCAAGCGATGATAGTATAAAATTGGTAGGGGATTTGATAAAAACTGGTGATTTAGTGATTTTAGTTGTGCCTATTGATAAAGCAGCTCCAAAGGGGAGGCTTATACTTCCCCAGCAACAAACTATAAGGGACATTCTTGACACTGGCGGTATAGCACTAGTAGTAAAAGATACAGAATTGGACAAAGCATTAAAAAGCATAAATAATAAGCCTTCTTTAGTTATTACAGATTCACAAGTTTTTAATAAGGTTGGTGCTATTGTTCCTCCTGACATACCTCTCACTTCATTTTCAATACTTTTTGCCCGATATAAAGGAGATTTAGAGGAGCTTGTAAAAGGGGTAAGAGTTATCGAAAAATTAAAGGAGGGCGATAAAGTTTTAATTGCAGAAGGGTGTACCCACCACAGACAAGAAGATGATATAGGAACAGTTAAAATACCTCGTTGGCTAAGACAAAAAACAGGAAAGAATTTGCAATTTAGCTGGTCTAGTGGTATGACATTTCCTGCGGATTTGGAATCTTACAGTTTAATTGTTCATTGTGGAGCTTGTATGCTAAATAGAAGAGAGATGCTTTATAGGATTTCTTACGCTAAAGAGAAAAAAATACCTATCGTAAATTATGGAATTTTAATTGCTTATGTCAATGGGCTTCTTCCAAGGGCTATTGAAATATTTAAAGAGGCAAAAAGGATATATGAGGAAGAGTAG
- a CDS encoding sensor histidine kinase: protein MSIKIKLTISYILLITMIIIFFGVISTLTLEKYYIDNIIEILTSQGTSFSRVFDSYIDADIYTISQDVVKKLATDTNAQVQVLNMEGMLLGDSTLSSTPVPVKILTPDVIQAISGESGVYTEKINNERVLHVSVPVKNKLNYVAILRLSSSLEEVSNIIKRLVLFLALVLTVSSLVALIIGFFIANELTKPLEMVKKATQEMAKGNFKVRAEKTSNDEIGILADSFNKMAEELGQLEEMKNEFISNISHELKTPLTSIKGFAITAMDLVEKNSELYEYLNIIDEETDRLSRLVDELLDFSKIELNKIKLSFEEVELDKLIEDTVAILRPHASNYGVNLICKKKIDRVVINGDVNRLKQVLVNIIDNGIKACSRGKYVKVFLDIKDKKAVIRIEDQGQGIPQEEIKYIFDKFYRGKNNKYSGTGLGLAISKKIIEEHKGTITVESEVGKGSVFTIELPLKDR from the coding sequence ATGAGTATAAAGATTAAACTTACCATTTCATATATTTTATTGATTACAATGATAATAATTTTTTTCGGAGTCATATCTACTTTAACTCTTGAAAAATATTATATTGACAATATAATTGAGATATTAACTTCTCAGGGCACTTCTTTTTCTCGTGTGTTTGACAGCTACATTGATGCAGATATATATACAATAAGCCAAGATGTAGTTAAAAAGCTTGCTACAGATACTAATGCTCAAGTTCAGGTTTTAAATATGGAAGGTATGCTTTTAGGAGATTCCACACTTTCATCTACTCCTGTCCCTGTCAAAATACTCACCCCGGATGTCATACAAGCTATTTCTGGAGAAAGTGGAGTTTATACAGAAAAAATCAATAATGAAAGAGTTTTACACGTTTCGGTTCCTGTAAAAAACAAATTAAATTATGTGGCAATTTTGAGGCTTTCTTCTTCTTTGGAGGAAGTTTCCAACATAATAAAAAGACTGGTTTTATTTTTAGCGCTTGTTTTGACAGTGTCTTCTTTAGTTGCGTTGATAATAGGATTTTTTATAGCAAATGAATTAACAAAACCTCTTGAAATGGTAAAAAAGGCAACTCAGGAAATGGCAAAGGGCAATTTTAAAGTGAGAGCGGAGAAAACTTCAAATGACGAAATAGGAATACTTGCGGATTCTTTTAACAAAATGGCCGAAGAATTGGGACAGTTAGAAGAGATGAAAAATGAATTTATAAGCAATATTTCTCACGAATTAAAAACACCTCTTACTTCCATAAAAGGATTCGCGATAACTGCGATGGATTTGGTAGAAAAAAATAGTGAACTATATGAGTATTTGAACATTATTGATGAAGAAACAGATAGGCTTTCTCGTTTAGTGGATGAACTTTTGGATTTTTCTAAGATAGAATTAAATAAGATTAAACTAAGTTTTGAAGAAGTAGAGTTAGATAAATTGATAGAGGATACAGTCGCAATTTTAAGACCTCATGCTAGCAATTATGGAGTAAATTTAATTTGCAAAAAAAAGATTGATAGGGTTGTCATAAATGGGGATGTAAATCGATTAAAACAAGTATTAGTGAATATAATTGACAATGGAATAAAAGCTTGTAGTAGAGGAAAATATGTTAAGGTGTTTCTTGACATAAAGGACAAAAAAGCTGTAATAAGGATTGAAGACCAGGGACAAGGAATTCCGCAAGAGGAAATAAAATATATATTTGATAAATTTTATAGAGGTAAAAATAATAAATACAGTGGCACAGGATTGGGACTTGCTATTTCTAAAAAGATAATTGAAGAACACAAAGGGACTATTACTGTAGAAAGCGAGGTAGGAAAAGGTAGTGTTTTCACTATTGAGTTGCCTTTAAAAGATAGATAA
- a CDS encoding response regulator transcription factor, which produces MHKILVIEDDVNIAKFVKINLDKYYETEIVHEGEKTLYLLERERFSVIVLDIMLPDISGFELLKKIRAMKVNTPVIILTAKSQDVDKILGLELGADDYITKPFNPRELVARVRAVIRRVYEFNASSKSINLLEYDEIKLDLIQNKAFVRGKEVFLTPREFQILKMLMTNRKKVVKREELIASIWGDSFIEDTKTLDVHIRRLREKIEVNPDQPKYIHTQWGVGYYFGGN; this is translated from the coding sequence ATGCACAAAATATTGGTAATTGAAGACGATGTTAATATAGCTAAATTTGTAAAAATAAATTTGGATAAATACTACGAGACTGAAATAGTGCATGAGGGTGAGAAGACACTTTATTTATTAGAAAGGGAAAGGTTTTCTGTTATAGTGTTGGATATAATGCTTCCGGACATAAGTGGTTTTGAACTTTTGAAAAAGATAAGAGCCATGAAAGTGAATACTCCAGTAATTATCTTGACAGCCAAAAGCCAGGATGTGGATAAAATCTTGGGCTTAGAGCTAGGAGCAGATGACTATATAACAAAACCTTTTAACCCGAGAGAACTTGTCGCCAGAGTAAGAGCGGTTATAAGAAGGGTTTATGAATTTAATGCTTCAAGTAAAAGTATCAATTTGTTGGAATATGATGAAATAAAATTGGACTTGATCCAGAATAAGGCTTTTGTAAGAGGAAAGGAGGTTTTTCTTACTCCGAGAGAATTTCAGATTTTAAAGATGTTGATGACAAATAGGAAAAAAGTTGTAAAGAGAGAGGAACTTATTGCTTCTATATGGGGCGATTCTTTTATCGAGGATACGAAAACTTTGGACGTACATATACGAAGATTGAGGGAGAAAATTGAAGTAAATCCTGACCAGCCGAAATATATACATACCCAATGGGGAGTTGGGTACTATTTTGGGGGAAACTAA
- a CDS encoding helix-turn-helix domain-containing protein codes for MDMVELGKRIREERKRQFLKQGDLSGDEFSKGYISLIEKGKISPSLKALNFIAQKLNKPVVYFLDEDYVEKEELKKELAKYKNILEKFLTAQKAFDNKNYDEAIKLYIDILDNAIDEYSTNLINFYLAKSYFAIKDYTKVLEILDKISPYFEKSSLTEIIVEMHYMKGLCLGNLQKFQSSLENYLKALDGFEKYSLKHTQLKSRILYSIANLYSKMGEFIKARDYYMKCLEYSTQIKAVDFIALSNNGLGLVNHELKQYKDALKYIRRAILISKTLNLKEDIANEYNYLGFVYTDLKKYDIAEKYFVKSYSMYKDLGNERGMAYNLTEIGRIYYLKEDYPKALEYLNQSLEIVTKLGEEEEMGRIYTILGNLHLKQGQFELSEKELLKSVEILKTLGLKKDLSEAYKGLGNLYIALNNPEEAKKYFNQSIELLYEN; via the coding sequence ATGGATATGGTAGAATTAGGCAAAAGAATCAGGGAAGAAAGAAAAAGGCAATTTTTAAAACAAGGAGATTTATCAGGGGATGAATTTTCAAAGGGCTATATAAGTCTTATAGAAAAAGGTAAGATAAGCCCTTCCTTGAAAGCTTTAAATTTCATAGCTCAAAAGTTAAATAAGCCAGTTGTTTATTTTTTAGATGAGGATTATGTCGAAAAAGAAGAATTAAAAAAAGAACTTGCAAAATACAAAAATATTTTAGAAAAGTTCTTAACTGCTCAAAAAGCTTTTGATAACAAAAATTATGATGAAGCTATTAAATTATACATCGATATTTTAGACAATGCAATAGATGAGTATTCAACAAATTTGATAAATTTTTACCTAGCCAAATCTTATTTTGCTATCAAAGACTATACAAAAGTTCTTGAAATTTTAGATAAAATATCTCCATATTTTGAAAAAAGCTCATTGACTGAAATTATAGTAGAAATGCATTACATGAAAGGATTGTGTTTGGGCAATCTGCAAAAATTTCAATCATCATTGGAAAATTATTTAAAAGCTTTAGATGGTTTTGAAAAATACTCTTTAAAACACACACAGTTGAAATCCCGCATACTTTATAGTATAGCAAATTTATACAGTAAAATGGGAGAATTTATTAAAGCAAGAGATTATTATATGAAATGCCTTGAATATTCTACTCAAATTAAAGCAGTAGATTTTATTGCTTTGTCAAATAATGGACTAGGACTTGTAAATCACGAGCTTAAACAATATAAGGATGCTTTAAAATATATAAGGCGTGCTATTCTGATAAGTAAAACCCTAAACTTAAAAGAAGATATTGCTAATGAATACAATTATTTAGGTTTTGTATATACAGATTTAAAAAAGTATGATATTGCAGAAAAATATTTTGTAAAGAGCTATTCGATGTATAAAGATTTAGGAAATGAAAGAGGAATGGCATACAATCTCACAGAAATCGGAAGAATTTACTATTTAAAAGAAGATTATCCCAAAGCATTAGAATATTTAAATCAATCTTTAGAAATCGTAACAAAACTAGGAGAAGAAGAAGAAATGGGTAGAATTTATACAATATTAGGAAATTTACATTTAAAACAAGGCCAGTTCGAATTAAGTGAAAAAGAACTTTTAAAATCTGTAGAAATACTCAAAACCCTTGGCCTTAAAAAGGACTTGTCCGAAGCCTATAAAGGATTGGGAAATCTGTATATTGCCCTAAATAATCCAGAAGAAGCTAAAAAATATTTTAATCAATCAATAGAGCTGTTATATGAAAATTAA
- a CDS encoding MFS transporter, which produces MKNNRFFVLFMYSLGYLGISIFTQTAVKWYQYYYTPPAFNTQGLKMLVPISLIGFSMIVARIFDGISDPIVAYYSDKLNTKMGRRIPFVLFGSPVLMISFIMIWFPPVSEVSIVNFVYLTFVLSLFFVSFTAVVAPYLALIPEITKDAKERITLTMMQGITQIIGVMVAEAGSGILIGIFNFKIMGIILGIFAFITLMLTPIFVKEEKIEEENIPTVGMFTSIKMTLANADFMYYLTAATALWFGINTLTIAMPYITEVLLKTPAEDSGFMIAGAFVVAVLFSFFVPKLTLLYGKKKLLMVFSIIFAFILTLTGLFGTVFNKTVSIIIILLAGIPLSVFFVVPNAMIADIAELDGIKTGQRREGMFFGAQGFIIKIVIGISSLVTPLLFKIFGYNAENPLGLQLCGPLAGAIIILSLIVFNKYSLTEKELERYKLESKK; this is translated from the coding sequence ATGAAAAATAATAGATTTTTTGTGCTTTTTATGTATTCTTTGGGGTATTTAGGAATTTCCATATTTACACAGACTGCGGTAAAATGGTATCAATACTATTACACTCCTCCAGCATTTAATACACAGGGGCTTAAAATGCTTGTACCAATAAGCCTTATAGGTTTTTCTATGATAGTTGCGAGAATATTTGACGGCATATCTGACCCAATAGTTGCTTATTATTCTGACAAATTAAATACCAAAATGGGCAGGAGAATACCTTTTGTGCTATTTGGCTCACCTGTTTTGATGATTTCTTTTATAATGATATGGTTTCCTCCTGTTTCTGAGGTGTCAATAGTAAATTTTGTTTATCTCACTTTTGTATTAAGTTTATTTTTTGTGTCTTTTACTGCAGTTGTGGCGCCGTATCTTGCTCTCATACCTGAAATAACTAAAGATGCAAAAGAAAGAATTACACTTACTATGATGCAAGGGATAACGCAGATTATAGGTGTTATGGTAGCAGAAGCAGGGTCGGGAATTCTGATTGGGATTTTTAATTTTAAAATTATGGGAATTATATTGGGAATCTTTGCTTTTATTACTTTAATGCTTACGCCTATTTTTGTAAAAGAAGAAAAAATAGAGGAAGAAAATATACCTACAGTGGGGATGTTTACTTCTATTAAGATGACTTTGGCAAATGCAGATTTTATGTATTACCTTACTGCAGCAACAGCTTTGTGGTTTGGCATAAATACCTTGACTATAGCAATGCCTTATATAACAGAAGTGCTTTTAAAGACTCCTGCTGAAGATTCTGGCTTTATGATTGCAGGTGCATTTGTTGTGGCAGTTTTGTTTAGCTTCTTTGTGCCGAAGCTTACACTATTATACGGAAAGAAAAAACTTCTTATGGTGTTTTCTATAATATTTGCTTTCATTTTAACTCTTACTGGACTTTTTGGGACTGTTTTTAATAAAACAGTTTCTATAATTATCATTTTATTAGCTGGTATACCGCTTTCTGTATTCTTTGTAGTACCTAATGCAATGATTGCTGATATAGCGGAATTGGATGGGATTAAGACAGGGCAAAGAAGAGAGGGAATGTTTTTTGGAGCTCAGGGATTTATAATAAAAATAGTAATAGGGATTTCTTCTCTTGTAACTCCACTTTTATTTAAGATTTTTGGGTATAATGCAGAAAATCCGCTTGGTTTACAGCTTTGTGGGCCTTTAGCAGGTGCTATAATTATACTAAGCTTAATTGTGTTTAATAAATATTCTTTGACAGAAAAAGAATTGGAGAGGTATAAGTTAGAGAGTAAAAAATAA
- a CDS encoding desulfoferrodoxin, translating to MADLYGVYKCEKCGNIVEVLHEGVGTLVCCGEPMVKMQEKTGDTGTEKHTPVIERNGNIVTVKVGSIPHPMEEKHWIEWISLLADGVYMRKVLKPGEKPEAVFVTDAKDLKAWSYCNLHGLWKSE from the coding sequence ATGGCTGATTTATATGGAGTTTACAAATGTGAAAAATGTGGAAATATAGTAGAAGTACTTCACGAAGGGGTTGGCACTTTAGTCTGCTGTGGTGAACCAATGGTAAAAATGCAAGAAAAAACAGGAGATACAGGCACAGAAAAGCACACACCTGTTATTGAAAGAAATGGAAATATTGTAACAGTAAAAGTAGGAAGTATACCTCACCCAATGGAAGAAAAACATTGGATTGAATGGATTTCTCTCTTAGCTGATGGGGTATACATGAGAAAAGTATTAAAACCAGGTGAAAAGCCTGAAGCAGTTTTTGTAACAGATGCAAAAGATTTAAAAGCGTGGTCCTACTGCAATTTGCACGGTCTATGGAAATCTGAATGA
- a CDS encoding MFS transporter, giving the protein MNTVEKLEYSFPALKHRNFRLFWFGQMISLIGTWMQNIGQGWLVLKLTNSSFLLGLVSAVQFLPVMLFSLFAGVVIDRFPKRKLILFTQSSFAISAFILATLTALKIINYWEILALALFNGFLNTIDMPARQSFIIDLVGKKDLMNAIALNSAVFNAARIVGPAIAGILIGKLGYAVCFYLNSASFIAVIIGLILITVEGKTPKTNDVKAKIFDDLKDGLIYIKNTPIILTTILMIAILSTFSMNFNVLVPVFTKDVLHREATGYGMLMSAMGTGALIGALVLASISRRGVKPVYLFGGGIGLGIFQILIGIQSNYLLTALLLALAGWSMITFSSSANTTIQINSADEFRGRVMSVYSLVFGGVTPIGSLYAGTLSQKFGSHITFIVSGIIALSYTLYVLVFQYKKVYKV; this is encoded by the coding sequence ATGAATACAGTGGAAAAATTAGAATATTCTTTTCCTGCTCTTAAACACAGAAATTTTAGGCTCTTCTGGTTTGGACAAATGATTTCCCTTATAGGCACATGGATGCAAAATATAGGCCAAGGTTGGCTAGTTCTTAAACTGACAAATTCGTCTTTTTTATTGGGGCTAGTAAGTGCTGTTCAGTTTTTACCTGTGATGCTTTTTTCTCTATTCGCAGGCGTTGTAATAGATAGATTCCCAAAGAGAAAACTAATTTTATTTACACAGTCAAGTTTTGCAATTTCTGCCTTTATCTTGGCCACTTTGACTGCTTTAAAGATAATAAATTATTGGGAAATCTTGGCTTTGGCTTTGTTTAATGGCTTTTTGAATACAATAGATATGCCAGCAAGGCAATCTTTCATCATTGACTTAGTGGGCAAAAAAGATTTAATGAATGCCATTGCTTTAAACTCTGCAGTGTTTAACGCAGCAAGAATAGTAGGACCAGCAATTGCAGGAATATTAATTGGCAAATTAGGATATGCTGTATGTTTTTATTTAAATTCTGCAAGCTTTATTGCTGTAATAATAGGACTCATATTAATTACCGTAGAAGGAAAAACGCCAAAAACTAATGATGTCAAAGCAAAGATTTTTGATGACTTAAAGGACGGGTTAATATACATCAAAAATACTCCAATTATACTCACCACGATACTCATGATTGCAATTTTAAGCACTTTCTCAATGAATTTCAATGTATTAGTTCCCGTTTTTACTAAAGATGTACTTCACAGAGAAGCTACTGGTTATGGTATGCTTATGTCAGCAATGGGAACAGGAGCACTAATTGGAGCATTGGTACTGGCTTCAATAAGCAGAAGAGGAGTAAAACCCGTTTATTTGTTTGGCGGTGGCATAGGTCTTGGAATTTTTCAAATCCTCATAGGAATACAGAGTAATTATCTATTAACAGCTTTACTTTTAGCTTTAGCAGGGTGGTCTATGATAACTTTTAGTTCCTCCGCAAACACTACTATACAAATTAACTCTGCAGATGAATTCAGAGGAAGAGTAATGAGTGTTTATTCTTTGGTTTTTGGTGGAGTAACTCCTATAGGCTCATTGTATGCTGGTACATTATCTCAAAAGTTTGGCTCCCACATAACTTTTATAGTAAGTGGAATAATCGCCCTTTCGTATACACTTTATGTCTTAGTGTTTCAATATAAAAAAGTGTATAAAGTATAA
- a CDS encoding bifunctional methyltransferase/pyrophosphohydrolase YabN yields the protein MNKLFIVGLGPGSPDTITVGVLEKMKRADKVFLRTEKHPIVSYLKEQEIIFETFDKIYEKSMTFEEVYENIAREIIDIARKYRNVVYAVPGHPHVAEKSVEYILNFCKDCADISVEVIPAVSFIDAIISDLKIDPIYGLKIIDALSLDTQKPDKRCHNIVVQIYDKFVASEAKLKLSEIYGDNYLVTLIKNAGINGRQVIETMPLYLIDRIDWIDYLTSLYIPPVQKIFQEKYDIYDLLEIMRILRSEKGCPWDKEQTHQSLEKYLVEESYELIDAIEKESEDKMAEELGDVLLQVVFHSQIAKERGTFNFCDVVDGICKKMIWRHPHVFGTEELKTSKAVLEKWDELKREEKDLNSYTEVLKDVPKHMPALIRSYKVQEKAAKVGFDWERVEDAISKVYEELEELKEVYKGKDKEKIIEEVGDLIFAVVNVARFLDVEPESATHNTVEKFIKRFEYIEKTAAKNGQKLDEMTLDDMDKLWNEAKMNKFDKKNEK from the coding sequence GTGAATAAACTATTTATTGTAGGATTAGGACCGGGCTCACCAGATACTATTACAGTAGGAGTATTGGAAAAGATGAAAAGAGCTGATAAAGTCTTTTTGAGGACCGAAAAACATCCTATTGTTTCATATCTTAAAGAGCAAGAAATTATTTTTGAAACTTTTGATAAAATATACGAAAAAAGTATGACTTTTGAGGAAGTTTATGAAAATATTGCTCGGGAAATAATAGATATAGCAAGAAAATATCGAAATGTGGTATATGCTGTGCCGGGGCATCCCCATGTTGCAGAAAAATCAGTAGAGTACATATTAAACTTTTGCAAAGACTGTGCCGATATATCAGTAGAAGTTATACCAGCTGTTTCTTTTATTGATGCAATTATAAGCGATTTAAAAATTGACCCTATTTATGGGTTGAAAATAATCGACGCTTTATCTTTAGATACTCAAAAGCCGGATAAAAGATGCCATAATATAGTAGTGCAAATATATGATAAATTTGTCGCTTCAGAAGCGAAATTAAAGCTGTCAGAAATATATGGCGATAATTATCTTGTAACTTTAATAAAAAATGCAGGAATTAATGGTAGACAAGTGATAGAAACGATGCCACTTTATCTGATTGATAGAATTGATTGGATCGATTATCTTACTTCGCTATATATTCCTCCTGTTCAAAAAATTTTTCAAGAAAAGTATGACATATATGACCTTTTAGAGATAATGAGAATTTTAAGAAGTGAAAAGGGATGTCCATGGGATAAAGAGCAGACTCATCAAAGCCTTGAAAAATATTTGGTGGAAGAGAGTTATGAGTTAATTGATGCGATTGAGAAAGAATCTGAGGATAAGATGGCAGAAGAGTTAGGAGATGTGCTTTTACAAGTTGTATTCCATTCACAAATTGCAAAGGAGAGGGGAACATTCAATTTTTGCGATGTAGTAGATGGCATATGCAAAAAGATGATTTGGAGGCATCCTCACGTTTTTGGGACAGAAGAATTAAAAACTTCTAAAGCCGTATTAGAAAAATGGGATGAGTTGAAGAGAGAAGAGAAGGATTTAAATTCTTATACGGAAGTTTTAAAAGATGTGCCAAAGCATATGCCTGCTCTTATCAGAAGTTATAAGGTCCAGGAAAAAGCAGCAAAGGTGGGTTTTGATTGGGAGAGGGTTGAGGATGCAATTTCTAAAGTTTATGAGGAGTTAGAAGAATTAAAGGAGGTGTATAAAGGGAAAGATAAAGAAAAGATTATTGAGGAAGTTGGAGATTTAATTTTTGCAGTGGTAAATGTAGCTAGATTTTTAGATGTAGAACCAGAAAGCGCAACTCACAACACAGTGGAAAAATTTATAAAGCGATTTGAATACATAGAAAAAACTGCAGCAAAAAATGGACAAAAATTGGATGAAATGACATTAGATGACATGGATAAGCTATGGAATGAAGCAAAGATGAATAAATTTGATAAAAAAAATGAAAAATAA
- a CDS encoding nitrilase-related carbon-nitrogen hydrolase: MKNILEIVFESKMSEKKVNNYLRRLHGFSRGNFILKKKGKVRVACVEREIKVTNSFEEYAERMRKFVEEAALKGSDIVAFPEYNFFDLLGLIPGFGKLNNFLNKKAKSEEVSNSEGGGEGLLKVIFKSISKAYQEAYEKIMRDFAKRYGIYIYTGSYIITENGNLYNGGTLISREGEILGRQKKIHLTDFEEKIGIKRDEELKVFSLDIGKIACPVCMDATYFETFRMAFEKGAEIVILPIANMEEYNFWRALRGIWPRVQESYIYGAKASLNGWIGGIHFTGKAAIFAPIDMTENEDGIIAIAPHYEGDYVVTSDLDIERLYEVREKAEYFKDVNEEFEKDYYEKVYENFRRVKDEK, encoded by the coding sequence ATGAAAAACATTTTAGAGATTGTTTTTGAAAGCAAAATGTCTGAGAAAAAAGTTAATAACTATTTAAGAAGATTACATGGGTTTTCAAGAGGAAATTTTATTTTAAAGAAAAAAGGGAAAGTAAGGGTCGCATGTGTGGAGAGGGAAATAAAAGTTACAAATTCTTTTGAAGAATATGCCGAAAGGATGAGAAAATTTGTAGAAGAGGCAGCATTAAAAGGAAGTGATATAGTAGCCTTTCCTGAATACAATTTTTTTGATTTGTTAGGGCTTATTCCCGGATTTGGCAAGCTAAATAATTTTCTAAATAAAAAGGCAAAAAGTGAAGAGGTTTCAAATAGCGAAGGTGGTGGAGAAGGATTACTCAAAGTTATATTTAAATCTATATCAAAAGCTTATCAAGAGGCTTATGAGAAGATAATGAGGGATTTTGCTAAAAGGTATGGAATTTATATTTACACAGGAAGTTATATTATCACTGAAAATGGCAATTTGTACAATGGTGGCACGTTAATATCAAGAGAAGGTGAGATTTTAGGAAGGCAGAAGAAAATTCATTTGACAGATTTTGAAGAGAAGATTGGTATAAAGAGGGATGAGGAACTTAAAGTATTTTCTCTTGATATAGGTAAGATTGCATGCCCTGTTTGTATGGATGCCACATATTTTGAGACCTTTAGAATGGCTTTTGAAAAGGGGGCGGAAATTGTAATACTGCCTATTGCCAATATGGAGGAGTACAATTTCTGGAGAGCTTTAAGGGGAATATGGCCAAGGGTACAGGAGTCGTACATTTATGGTGCAAAAGCTTCTTTAAACGGATGGATAGGAGGAATTCACTTTACAGGGAAAGCAGCTATTTTTGCTCCCATTGATATGACTGAAAATGAAGATGGAATAATTGCAATTGCGCCTCATTATGAAGGTGATTATGTCGTAACTTCTGATTTAGACATTGAAAGGCTATATGAAGTAAGGGAAAAAGCGGAATACTTTAAAGATGTGAATGAGGAATTTGAGAAGGATTATTATGAAAAGGTGTATGAGAATTTTAGGAGGGTAAAAGATGAAAAATAA